A stretch of the Candidatus Jettenia sp. AMX2 genome encodes the following:
- a CDS encoding Maf family protein, with protein sequence MPGKRLILASDSPRRIALLSVLRYPFDSIPHEVEESVYSGFQPADFVQHLAYLKARDVANRVNGEAIILAADTIVVYDKRILGKPKDAHDAKKMLSMLSNSEHEVISGICMLDTLLKKKMLRFCTTYIRIRYISEKEIDEYVKTGEPLDKAGSYAIQDKERKFAERIAGSYSNAVGLPLETVKETLNNFINNTNAEKF encoded by the coding sequence ATGCCAGGAAAACGTCTTATACTTGCATCAGATTCGCCAAGGCGTATCGCATTATTAAGTGTATTAAGATATCCTTTTGATAGTATACCTCACGAGGTCGAGGAATCTGTTTATTCCGGTTTCCAGCCTGCTGATTTTGTTCAGCATCTTGCATACCTGAAGGCAAGAGACGTTGCAAACAGAGTAAACGGTGAGGCAATTATTCTTGCCGCGGATACTATTGTTGTATATGATAAACGTATTTTGGGGAAACCGAAAGATGCACATGATGCTAAAAAAATGCTTTCAATGTTAAGCAATTCGGAACACGAGGTTATTTCTGGTATTTGTATGTTGGATACACTGTTAAAAAAGAAAATGTTGCGGTTTTGTACGACATATATTAGAATTAGATATATATCTGAAAAAGAGATCGATGAATATGTTAAAACAGGTGAACCGCTGGATAAAGCAGGATCATATGCGATTCAGGATAAAGAAAGAAAATTTGCAGAGAGAATAGCCGGTAGTTATTCAAATGCAGTTGGTTTGCCTTTGGAAACAGTGAAAGAAACATTAAACAATTTTATCAATAATACAAATGCCGAGAAATTTTAG
- the rplQ gene encoding 50S ribosomal protein L17: protein MRGRHLSRTASHRKALRRNITNSLFTYGRIVTTQEKAKETKSFAEKIITLAKKGLLKKNTDRPGYVHCYRQVLSRLRNADVVKKLFGEGQWRETGGIGQRYMNRSGGYTRILKLSGTRLGSLSGNTMGKIPKLEYKMEGRERKLRMIGRRLNDNASRVIFELVEGSGASQPSELVKPEVKTE, encoded by the coding sequence ATGAGAGGAAGACACTTATCGAGAACTGCCTCCCATAGGAAGGCATTAAGGCGGAATATCACGAATAGTCTTTTTACCTATGGAAGGATAGTTACCACGCAGGAAAAAGCAAAAGAGACAAAGTCTTTTGCTGAAAAAATAATCACCCTTGCGAAGAAGGGATTGTTAAAGAAAAATACCGATAGACCAGGGTATGTTCATTGTTATCGCCAGGTCCTTTCGAGGCTGAGAAACGCCGATGTTGTAAAAAAACTATTTGGAGAGGGCCAGTGGCGCGAAACTGGTGGAATTGGCCAGCGATATATGAACCGAAGTGGTGGATATACAAGAATATTAAAGTTGTCAGGGACGCGATTAGGTTCATTATCGGGCAATACAATGGGTAAGATACCAAAACTTGAATATAAGATGGAGGGGAGAGAGAGAAAACTGCGTATGATAGGAAGACGGCTTAATGATAATGCCTCCCGTGTGATTTTTGAATTGGTTGAAGGTTCTGGAGCATCCCAACCGTCAGAATTGGTAAAACCTGAAGTGAAAACAGAGTAA
- a CDS encoding DNA-directed RNA polymerase subunit alpha has protein sequence MRIRWRGLELPVRLEVERETLTDTYGKFIAAPFERGFGQTIGNSLRRILLSSLEGSAVVSVKINNIGHEFTHVPGVVEDITDIILNIKGLVVKLHTDQPRVIRLETSRKGVVKASDIIADSSVEIVNGDLHIATISEDVDFNLEMHIQRGRGYVTAEEHETEDQEIGLIAVDSIFSPVRNVRCSVEETRVGRRTNYDRLILEIWTNGVTTPEIAIVEASKILRKHLNPFVQYFEIGRELQQVEKRMGIEQMPEISEEELNRKLNMPISELDLSVRASNCLETANIVTVMDLLSKTEDQLLEIKNFGKTTLKEVKKKLVQLNLSIGMPLPAKELEKVKG, from the coding sequence ATGCGAATAAGGTGGAGAGGTCTTGAACTTCCAGTTCGTTTAGAGGTGGAAAGAGAGACTTTGACCGATACATATGGTAAATTTATAGCAGCTCCTTTTGAACGTGGTTTTGGCCAGACGATTGGAAATAGTTTACGAAGGATTTTACTCTCTTCCCTGGAGGGGAGTGCTGTTGTATCTGTGAAAATAAACAATATCGGGCATGAGTTTACCCATGTTCCCGGTGTTGTTGAAGATATAACAGATATAATATTGAATATAAAAGGCCTTGTTGTTAAACTTCACACAGACCAGCCCAGGGTGATAAGGCTGGAGACGTCTAGAAAAGGTGTGGTAAAGGCGAGTGATATAATAGCAGACAGTAGTGTAGAAATTGTTAATGGTGATTTGCATATCGCTACAATTTCTGAAGATGTAGATTTTAACTTAGAAATGCATATACAGAGGGGCAGAGGGTATGTAACAGCAGAAGAACATGAAACGGAGGATCAGGAAATAGGTTTGATCGCAGTTGATTCTATCTTCTCTCCGGTAAGAAACGTTCGCTGTTCCGTTGAAGAAACCCGCGTGGGCAGGCGAACAAATTACGACCGCTTAATACTGGAAATATGGACAAATGGTGTTACTACTCCGGAAATAGCTATCGTTGAAGCTTCGAAAATTTTAAGGAAGCACTTAAATCCGTTTGTACAGTATTTTGAAATTGGCAGAGAATTGCAACAGGTAGAGAAGCGAATGGGAATTGAGCAGATGCCCGAGATTTCAGAAGAAGAGTTGAACAGGAAACTTAATATGCCAATCAGTGAATTGGATTTGTCTGTAAGGGCGTCTAATTGTCTTGAAACTGCAAATATTGTAACAGTTATGGATCTTCTTTCAAAAACAGAAGATCAGTTGCTCGAGATTAAAAATTTTGGCAAAACAACACTGAAAGAGGTAAAGAAAAAATTAGTTCAGTTGAATTTGTCAATCGGAATGCCGTTGCCAGCGAAAGAATTGGAAAAGGTGAAAGGATAA
- the rpsD gene encoding 30S ribosomal protein S4, with protein sequence MARYVGPQCRLCRREGEKLFLKGTRCDTVKCGITRRKFPPGRYTWSKGKLSKYGVQFREKQKVKRFYGILESQFRNYYRKAERQKGNTGENLLNMLEKRLDNVLYLIAFAASRSQARQIIRHGHITVNDKKVDIPSYLVRVGDVIKVKNNESSQNIIRSSIDQVKGRTLPGWIDFRGDTLEGIVAQHPTREDISVPVQEQLIIELCSK encoded by the coding sequence ATGGCAAGATATGTAGGTCCGCAATGTAGATTGTGCAGGAGAGAAGGTGAAAAATTGTTTCTTAAGGGAACCCGTTGTGATACGGTAAAATGCGGTATTACAAGACGTAAGTTTCCGCCTGGTCGATATACATGGAGCAAAGGCAAGTTATCAAAATATGGTGTTCAATTTAGAGAAAAGCAAAAAGTAAAGCGTTTTTATGGAATTCTGGAAAGTCAATTTCGGAATTACTATAGGAAAGCAGAGAGACAAAAGGGAAATACCGGTGAAAACCTCTTAAACATGTTGGAGAAAAGATTGGATAACGTTTTGTATCTGATCGCATTCGCTGCTTCAAGGTCACAAGCCAGGCAGATTATCAGACATGGCCACATAACGGTAAATGATAAAAAAGTTGACATACCTTCATACCTTGTGAGAGTCGGGGATGTCATAAAAGTGAAGAATAATGAATCGAGTCAGAATATTATAAGATCAAGCATTGATCAGGTTAAAGGCCGTACTTTGCCAGGCTGGATTGATTTTAGAGGGGACACTTTGGAGGGGATAGTAGCTCAGCATCCAACAAGGGAAGATATTTCTGTGCCTGTGCAGGAACAGCTCATTATTGAGTTGTGTTCTAAATAA
- the rpsK gene encoding 30S ribosomal protein S11, which translates to MSAAVKKKVRHNVVRAIANIKATFNNTYVTISDINGETICWASAGAVGFKGSRKSTPFAAQKAATNAAEKARKCGVQEVEVRVKGPGPGRESAITALQAAGLTLKAIEDVTPLPHNGCRPRKKRRV; encoded by the coding sequence ATGTCAGCAGCAGTTAAGAAAAAAGTGAGACACAATGTTGTTCGTGCGATTGCAAATATTAAAGCAACCTTTAATAATACTTATGTGACGATATCAGATATTAATGGCGAGACGATATGTTGGGCTAGTGCCGGTGCCGTTGGCTTTAAGGGATCACGTAAAAGCACGCCATTTGCAGCACAGAAGGCAGCGACCAATGCGGCTGAAAAAGCCAGGAAATGCGGAGTTCAGGAGGTTGAAGTCAGAGTCAAGGGTCCGGGGCCAGGCAGAGAGTCAGCGATTACGGCGCTTCAGGCAGCAGGATTAACCCTTAAAGCAATTGAAGATGTTACTCCGCTTCCCCATAATGGTTGCCGCCCAAGGAAAAAGCGCAGAGTATAA
- a CDS encoding SAM-dependent methyltransferase, translating into MTSFKKTIGEELRFDKKFSDAIALKVEQSGSERDVKKLNEVIGFCEQILPIIQTYPPEKEIVFLECSCGKSYLSFALNYVLAKYYQVNAYFYGTDINQILIEKCCQLSDKLEYNNMRFITGRIIDVKPEKPVDMVLALHACDTATDETIAKGIKLKAKYIIVVPCCENQIRSRIKRGHPLADITDFGLLRYRFADILTEALRAQFLTGAGYYVKFTEVINPKITPKNLMIIARRKKGNIKYNMNSYKKLNKMFNTNFILEDYFDEFELN; encoded by the coding sequence ATGACTTCGTTCAAAAAAACTATAGGAGAAGAATTACGGTTTGATAAAAAGTTTTCTGACGCCATCGCTCTGAAGGTTGAACAGTCCGGTAGTGAAAGGGATGTAAAAAAACTGAATGAGGTAATAGGGTTTTGTGAACAAATCCTGCCAATTATTCAAACGTATCCACCAGAGAAGGAGATCGTTTTTTTAGAATGTTCATGTGGTAAATCGTACCTTTCATTTGCCTTAAACTATGTTTTGGCTAAATATTATCAGGTGAACGCATATTTTTATGGCACGGATATTAATCAAATATTGATTGAGAAATGTTGTCAGCTAAGTGACAAACTAGAGTATAACAACATGCGGTTTATCACAGGAAGGATTATTGATGTTAAACCTGAGAAACCGGTTGATATGGTTTTAGCGTTGCACGCATGCGATACTGCCACAGATGAAACAATTGCAAAAGGTATAAAGTTAAAAGCGAAATATATTATTGTAGTTCCATGCTGCGAGAATCAAATCAGGAGTCGTATAAAAAGGGGCCATCCGTTGGCTGATATAACTGATTTCGGGCTTTTGCGGTATCGGTTCGCTGATATCTTAACTGAGGCTTTAAGAGCGCAATTTCTGACAGGGGCCGGCTATTATGTAAAATTTACAGAGGTAATAAATCCTAAGATTACTCCAAAAAATTTGATGATAATAGCTCGCAGAAAGAAGGGTAATATTAAATACAACATGAATAGTTACAAAAAGCTCAATAAAATGTTTAATACAAATTTTATTTTAGAAGATTATTTCGATGAATTTGAGTTAAATTAA
- the rpsM gene encoding 30S ribosomal protein S13 produces MPRIAGNDIPSDKRIVIALTYIYGIGKSLARKISKDLGIDESIRAKDLHEDQLSALGTYIEKHFTTEGQLRRQEMQNIARMKSIGCYRGLRHKFGLPVRGQRTKTNARTRKGRKKTVAGKKSVKELG; encoded by the coding sequence ATGCCGAGAATTGCTGGAAATGATATTCCCTCAGATAAAAGAATTGTCATTGCCCTTACCTATATCTATGGCATCGGGAAATCTCTGGCCCGGAAAATATCGAAAGATCTTGGTATTGATGAGAGTATTCGCGCAAAGGACCTTCACGAGGATCAGTTAAGCGCACTGGGTACGTACATTGAAAAGCATTTTACTACTGAAGGCCAGTTGCGCAGGCAAGAGATGCAGAATATTGCTCGTATGAAGAGCATCGGTTGCTATCGGGGGTTGCGGCATAAATTTGGTTTACCGGTGAGAGGGCAAAGAACAAAAACAAATGCACGTACCCGGAAAGGCCGCAAAAAGACTGTTGCCGGTAAAAAGAGTGTAAAAGAATTAGGTTAA
- the rpmJ gene encoding 50S ribosomal protein L36, with amino-acid sequence MKVRSSVKRICENCKIIRRKNVVRVICTNPRHKQRQG; translated from the coding sequence ATGAAGGTCAGGTCGTCGGTAAAAAGAATTTGTGAAAATTGTAAAATAATAAGAAGAAAAAACGTTGTTCGTGTTATATGTACAAATCCCCGTCACAAACAAAGGCAGGGTTAA
- the infA gene encoding translation initiation factor IF-1, whose product MPKEEPIKVEATVKEALPNAMFWVELQNGHKVLAHVSGKMRMHFIKILPGDKVIIEMSPYDLDKGRIIYRQV is encoded by the coding sequence ATGCCAAAAGAAGAACCGATAAAGGTGGAGGCAACGGTAAAAGAGGCACTTCCTAATGCAATGTTTTGGGTAGAATTACAGAACGGTCATAAGGTGCTTGCGCATGTTTCAGGAAAGATGAGAATGCATTTTATCAAGATCTTGCCTGGTGATAAAGTTATTATTGAAATGTCACCCTATGACCTCGATAAAGGAAGAATTATTTACAGGCAAGTTTGA
- the map gene encoding type I methionyl aminopeptidase, producing MIVRKSDREIELMRSAGKITAGALKLAKEIARLDVTTDYINTEVEKYIVSHGGVPVFKGYRGFPKSICASINDEIVHGIPDQRRLKEGDILSIDVGVSYRKYIADAAITIPIGEVSREIQNFIDVCEKSLYLAINAIKANVMLSVISRTVQEYVEGNGYSVIRNYTGHGVGRYMHEDPQVPNFVNEWLLEYDEALMSGVTIAIEPMICMGKHETEVLKNKWTVVTKDRKLSAHFEHTIVVTEEGTDILTK from the coding sequence TTGATAGTACGAAAATCGGATCGAGAGATCGAATTAATGAGGAGCGCCGGGAAAATTACCGCAGGCGCCTTAAAATTAGCAAAAGAAATTGCCAGATTAGATGTTACGACAGATTATATTAATACAGAGGTCGAAAAGTATATAGTAAGTCACGGTGGTGTGCCGGTTTTTAAAGGTTACAGGGGTTTCCCGAAAAGTATCTGTGCATCGATAAATGATGAGATTGTACATGGTATTCCGGATCAGAGGAGGCTGAAAGAAGGCGACATTCTGAGTATTGATGTTGGGGTGAGTTACCGGAAATATATAGCAGATGCAGCGATTACAATACCCATCGGAGAGGTTAGTAGAGAAATACAGAATTTTATCGATGTTTGCGAAAAATCATTGTATTTGGCAATCAATGCAATAAAGGCAAATGTAATGCTGTCGGTGATCTCCAGGACGGTGCAGGAATATGTAGAAGGGAACGGATATTCTGTAATAAGAAATTATACCGGACACGGCGTAGGCAGATATATGCATGAGGATCCGCAGGTTCCTAATTTTGTGAATGAATGGCTACTCGAATACGACGAGGCTTTAATGTCAGGGGTTACCATTGCCATTGAACCAATGATATGCATGGGCAAGCATGAAACAGAAGTTTTAAAAAATAAATGGACAGTTGTTACAAAAGACAGAAAGCTGTCTGCCCACTTCGAACATACCATTGTTGTAACTGAAGAAGGAACTGATATTCTTACAAAATAA
- a CDS encoding adenylate kinase, with the protein MRIVILGPPGAGKGTQAETISTVKQLPHISSGNLLREAVESGTETGIKAHSYIEKGLLVPDQNVVDIIKERIVKNDCRAGFILDGFPRTLAQAKVLDEMLHRLGTMLDVVLYFSVSQESVVQRLSGRRTCSTCGTNYHVTFVPPVKEGICDRCGGVLRQRADDKPETVLERMRVYREQTEDLITYYKKNNILNEIRSDGNREEITEKILLILDSLQKKKTMAVE; encoded by the coding sequence ATGAGAATTGTGATCCTTGGACCCCCGGGAGCTGGTAAAGGAACTCAGGCGGAAACCATTAGTACGGTAAAACAACTACCACATATTTCATCCGGAAATTTGCTGAGAGAAGCAGTTGAGAGTGGTACGGAGACAGGAATAAAAGCTCATTCTTATATAGAAAAAGGATTACTGGTTCCTGACCAGAATGTTGTTGATATTATTAAAGAGCGCATCGTTAAAAATGATTGCCGCGCAGGATTTATATTAGACGGTTTTCCAAGAACGCTCGCACAGGCAAAAGTTCTCGATGAAATGTTACATCGCCTTGGTACGATGCTTGATGTAGTGTTGTATTTCTCAGTTTCTCAGGAAAGCGTAGTTCAGCGATTATCTGGAAGGAGAACATGTAGCACCTGTGGAACAAATTATCATGTAACATTCGTACCTCCGGTAAAAGAAGGAATATGCGACCGGTGTGGAGGTGTATTACGTCAACGTGCAGATGACAAACCCGAAACCGTATTGGAACGGATGAGGGTTTACCGTGAGCAAACAGAAGATTTGATAACCTATTATAAAAAAAACAATATATTAAATGAAATCAGGAGTGATGGAAATAGAGAAGAAATTACAGAGAAAATACTCTTGATACTAGACTCTTTGCAAAAGAAAAAAACTATGGCGGTGGAATGA
- the secY gene encoding preprotein translocase subunit SecY, protein MIEQFGNIFRIPELRKKVLITLGLIALCRVGVFIPIPGIDTTVLKSYFQQFTQTGVGQLLGLIDMFAGGALASGAIFGLGVMPYISASIIFQLLVGVVPYLEKLQKEGEVGRKKINQYTRLATVGLCMFQAFVMTRTLYTVEFNGVPVIPVHLQGIGFQMMAALLLTTGTMTLMWIGEQIEEYGIGSGISIVIMVGIIDRLPWAFSQVMQNFTFSVTPAEHQIGIVKLIILLGMFLAIVGGVVFITQGQRRIPVQQAKHTRGRKVYGGQRHFLPLRVNQAGVMPIIFAQSLLIFPAAILQGIQVRFDPGTSGYWLTSRLSEILQGGVIYVILYTILITFFCYFWTAIQFNPKEMSNNMKDYGSFIPGIRPGHRTAEYLEGIMGKITLAGAAFLAFIAILPKLVAGGFELNVAIAGFYGGTGLLIIVGVALDMVQRIESHMIMRQYSGFLSGGARIRGRMG, encoded by the coding sequence ATGATTGAGCAATTTGGGAACATATTCAGGATTCCGGAGTTACGAAAAAAAGTACTGATAACGCTTGGGTTGATTGCGTTATGCCGTGTTGGCGTTTTTATACCAATACCGGGTATCGATACGACAGTATTGAAATCATACTTTCAACAATTTACCCAAACGGGAGTCGGGCAGCTACTTGGTTTAATTGATATGTTTGCCGGCGGCGCCCTTGCTTCAGGGGCAATTTTTGGGTTGGGGGTTATGCCTTATATAAGCGCATCTATTATTTTCCAGTTACTTGTTGGTGTCGTCCCCTATCTGGAAAAACTGCAGAAGGAAGGTGAAGTTGGCAGAAAAAAGATAAACCAGTATACCCGCCTGGCAACAGTGGGACTTTGCATGTTTCAGGCGTTTGTGATGACCAGAACACTTTATACTGTTGAATTTAATGGTGTTCCGGTTATCCCGGTACATTTACAGGGCATCGGATTTCAGATGATGGCTGCTTTGCTTTTAACTACCGGAACAATGACATTAATGTGGATAGGTGAACAGATTGAAGAGTATGGCATTGGCAGCGGAATATCCATTGTAATTATGGTGGGCATTATTGACCGCTTACCTTGGGCGTTTTCCCAGGTTATGCAAAACTTTACGTTTTCCGTGACCCCGGCTGAGCATCAAATCGGTATTGTAAAATTGATTATACTTCTGGGAATGTTCTTAGCGATTGTCGGGGGAGTGGTTTTTATTACGCAGGGACAGAGAAGAATACCTGTGCAGCAGGCGAAGCATACCAGAGGAAGGAAGGTTTATGGAGGACAGAGACATTTTTTACCACTCAGGGTAAACCAAGCTGGCGTAATGCCGATTATATTTGCCCAATCGTTGCTGATATTCCCGGCTGCTATCCTGCAGGGTATACAGGTACGGTTTGATCCGGGGACTTCCGGGTACTGGCTAACTTCACGTTTATCTGAAATATTGCAGGGAGGCGTCATTTATGTTATCCTGTATACCATACTGATTACCTTCTTTTGTTATTTCTGGACAGCCATACAATTTAATCCTAAAGAAATGTCAAACAATATGAAGGATTACGGAAGTTTCATTCCTGGCATCAGGCCTGGTCATAGAACCGCTGAGTATCTGGAAGGAATTATGGGTAAAATTACGTTAGCTGGGGCTGCTTTTCTTGCCTTTATTGCAATTTTGCCAAAACTTGTAGCCGGAGGATTTGAACTGAATGTTGCTATTGCCGGGTTTTATGGAGGAACCGGATTGCTGATTATTGTAGGCGTAGCGCTTGACATGGTACAGCGAATAGAATCCCATATGATTATGCGGCAATATAGTGGATTTTTAAGCGGAGGGGCGAGGATCAGAGGTAGAATGGGATGA
- the rplO gene encoding 50S ribosomal protein L15 → MNLADIKATHSCRKYKKRVGRGRGSGSGKTSGRGGKGATARSGNETSIQFEGGQTPLFRRIPKRGFNNPFKKKYTIINVGDLARFEKGTVVTTEKLKESGMIKKAQMNGVKVLGNGELKNSITVIASKFSREAENKIKTAGGEAKVLS, encoded by the coding sequence ATGAATCTCGCTGATATAAAAGCAACACATTCATGCAGAAAATATAAAAAAAGAGTAGGGAGGGGTAGAGGTTCCGGTAGCGGGAAAACCTCAGGAAGGGGAGGAAAAGGAGCAACGGCAAGGTCTGGAAACGAAACAAGCATACAGTTTGAAGGTGGACAGACGCCGCTATTCCGTAGAATACCGAAAAGAGGGTTTAATAATCCGTTTAAAAAGAAGTATACAATCATAAACGTCGGAGACCTTGCACGGTTTGAAAAAGGTACCGTTGTTACTACCGAGAAGTTAAAGGAATCCGGCATGATTAAAAAAGCTCAGATGAATGGTGTTAAAGTATTGGGAAATGGCGAACTAAAAAATTCTATAACGGTTATTGCCAGTAAATTTAGCCGGGAGGCTGAAAATAAAATTAAAACTGCAGGCGGAGAAGCGAAGGTCTTGTCATGA
- the rpsE gene encoding 30S ribosomal protein S5: protein MGRLEEPVNLQETVVKINRCTTVTKGGKSMSFSALVVVGDGKGSVGIGFGKAREVPNAVNKAVKEAKREMVKIPLLEGTIPHVAWGRYKAANIYMKPALPGTGIKAGASARAVLESAGITNILTKCFGRRNPLNVAKATLTGLRSLRTKQEVAELRGVEIDESR from the coding sequence TTGGGACGTTTGGAAGAACCTGTAAATCTGCAGGAAACGGTAGTGAAAATTAACCGCTGTACCACGGTAACCAAAGGTGGCAAGTCGATGAGTTTTAGTGCCCTTGTTGTGGTAGGTGATGGGAAAGGTAGCGTCGGAATAGGTTTTGGTAAGGCCCGGGAGGTACCAAACGCTGTAAATAAAGCAGTCAAAGAGGCAAAAAGAGAAATGGTAAAAATTCCTTTGCTGGAAGGTACGATACCTCATGTAGCCTGGGGGCGATATAAGGCTGCAAATATTTATATGAAGCCGGCTTTGCCGGGTACAGGGATAAAAGCTGGTGCTTCAGCCCGCGCGGTTCTTGAATCTGCCGGAATTACAAATATACTGACTAAATGCTTTGGTAGAAGGAATCCGTTAAATGTAGCGAAAGCTACATTGACAGGATTGCGGTCTTTAAGGACTAAACAGGAAGTGGCAGAACTAAGGGGGGTTGAAATAGATGAATCTCGCTGA
- the rplR gene encoding 50S ribosomal protein L18, protein MDRIKEKLRKRTRRHLRVRRKVLGTSERPRLSVYRSIKNIYCQIINDAEGKTLASASTVTPDVKSLIPYGGSVSAAEVVGKWIAEAARSKGITKVVFDKGGYKYHGRIKALAESARKNNLVF, encoded by the coding sequence ATGGATCGGATAAAAGAAAAATTAAGGAAAAGAACAAGAAGGCATTTGCGGGTCAGACGAAAGGTGCTTGGCACCAGTGAGAGACCCAGGTTGAGTGTGTACCGGAGTATTAAAAATATTTATTGCCAGATTATTAATGACGCCGAAGGCAAAACGTTAGCTTCAGCGTCAACAGTCACCCCGGATGTTAAATCGCTGATACCTTATGGGGGGAGTGTCTCTGCTGCTGAAGTTGTTGGGAAATGGATCGCAGAAGCGGCGAGAAGCAAAGGTATTACGAAAGTTGTTTTTGATAAGGGTGGTTACAAATATCACGGAAGAATAAAGGCATTAGCTGAAAGTGCAAGGAAAAATAATTTAGTTTTTTAA
- the rplF gene encoding 50S ribosomal protein L6, translated as MSRIGKQPVNVPKDVKVSVVKNTLNVEGPKGKLSQMFSPELTMTYNKSTDQILVTTSSSDKTHKALHGLTRSLIANMITGVTSGYSKNLEIVGLGYTAKVQGKDFVLSLGYTHPIQLKIPEGIKVEIKNPTNPVKLTVSGADKQTVGQFSAVIREMKPPEPYKGMGVKYEGEVIRRKAGKAFASGG; from the coding sequence ATGTCTCGTATAGGAAAACAACCTGTTAATGTCCCTAAGGACGTAAAGGTTTCAGTGGTTAAGAATACATTGAATGTAGAAGGACCAAAGGGGAAATTGAGTCAAATGTTTTCTCCGGAGTTAACAATGACTTACAATAAAAGCACAGACCAGATTCTGGTAACAACCTCTTCAAGTGACAAAACTCACAAAGCTTTACATGGTTTGACGCGTTCGTTGATTGCCAACATGATTACGGGGGTGACCAGCGGATATTCAAAAAACCTGGAAATTGTAGGACTAGGATATACCGCAAAAGTGCAGGGTAAAGATTTTGTTTTGTCGCTTGGCTATACTCACCCGATTCAATTGAAAATTCCGGAAGGGATAAAAGTAGAAATAAAAAATCCTACAAATCCGGTAAAATTAACGGTTTCTGGTGCAGACAAACAGACAGTAGGACAATTTTCTGCAGTAATCCGGGAAATGAAACCACCCGAGCCTTATAAGGGAATGGGTGTTAAATACGAAGGTGAGGTTATCAGAAGGAAGGCCGGCAAAGCGTTTGCGTCGGGGGGTTAG
- the rpsH gene encoding 30S ribosomal protein S8, which yields MSITDPIADMLTRIRNANLNRWESLDIPSSKMKVAILKILKEEGFIKDYKEVPIADYKNIVRVYLKFGPLKQQVISRLERVSKTSRRVYKKAKEIDKIFGGIGIAIYSTPGGVKSDRECRKLKIGGELLCIVY from the coding sequence ATGTCAATTACAGACCCTATAGCTGATATGCTTACTCGCATAAGAAATGCAAATTTGAACAGATGGGAATCGCTTGATATACCTTCTTCAAAAATGAAAGTAGCAATTCTTAAAATACTAAAAGAAGAAGGGTTTATTAAAGATTATAAAGAGGTTCCTATCGCTGATTATAAAAATATCGTCAGGGTTTACCTTAAATTTGGCCCTTTAAAGCAACAAGTCATTAGTCGTCTTGAAAGGGTCAGTAAAACAAGCAGGCGGGTTTACAAGAAAGCAAAAGAGATAGACAAAATATTTGGTGGGATTGGAATAGCAATATATTCTACCCCAGGGGGAGTAAAAAGCGATCGCGAATGCAGGAAGCTAAAAATAGGTGGAGAGCTTCTTTGTATTGTGTACTAG
- a CDS encoding type Z 30S ribosomal protein S14, whose protein sequence is MAKKCLIEKSKRNPKYKTRRYNRCNLCGRSRAYYRKFQICRICFRNLASRGEIPGVKKASW, encoded by the coding sequence ATGGCAAAGAAATGTCTTATTGAGAAGTCAAAGAGAAATCCAAAATATAAAACAAGAAGATATAACAGATGCAATTTGTGCGGACGGAGCAGGGCCTATTATCGTAAATTTCAGATTTGCAGAATTTGTTTCAGAAATTTAGCTTCACGGGGAGAGATTCCAGGGGTAAAGAAGGCAAGTTGGTAA